Within the Rosa rugosa chromosome 2, drRosRugo1.1, whole genome shotgun sequence genome, the region CAAATGACATTTTTCTGAATGTTTTCCCTTCTTTACCAAACATaggaaagaaaaaattgattttctttcCGTGAACCAATTGAGGCCTTAAAACTAAGATACGGTTGAAAATCATGTCACGCTAGACTAAATCAAATAGGAATTATTATTTTAATGATGCCCGATCTAAGGCTATTACCAGCCAACAGAAATGTGGAGAAGAAGCAAGGCCTGCATTACCAAATGTAGGACACAATCTTCTATATATGGAGAAGCTCGGTTGTAAATGCGTTCGACACTAATGCTTAACATGGTAAACCCTACATATAAACTCGATTTTACTTGGTAACTATTAGCGCGCGCATCTCGTACATTCAACCGGtatcatatcaatcaatcaacCAAATGAGGCCAAAATAGGGAGGCTAGCTGGCGGCATACATGCCTGCCAAACTAGAGGAAGAGAGATGGTAAATCTGGTCAATTTTTACATCAATCCATGGAGACGATCTTTtgagaaaaaaccaaaaactgaaatGAGATTCCTAACCAAATAAAGTTTCTCAACTTTATAACCATGTTCCTCAATTATCTCACAGTTCCAGTAGTAGGCCAGGCTAGCTAGGAGAAATCCAAAAGATCATAAACGCAGTATCTATATCAGTTGTGCCGGTCCAGTATAGTAGATCATACTCCCTAAGCTTTGTGGCCGTGATTGGATTTCTTCATATCGAAACTACCTAACAGATAAGTGCAAGCTATATCTACAACCATGTACTAATACTCAAAGCACCTGGGTGGAACCTGGCTTTAGGGTGAAAACGCTTGGCAAATATGTATGTGCTAGCTAGACTTCACAACCAGAAATGTCTTACTAGATCCCACTTCTATTGGCTTTGGTGAAAGTTTTTCCTAGTTAATATAGGTCACAAAGCTATTTAAACTATAGTGTCATGAGTTTGATTTAGGGACTAGTCATATATTCTACATTTCAATTGTAATTGTTATTGACGTTTatagttacaaaaaaaaaatgttgattcTTTAGGCAAATATGGTATTGTCTTGCTAATTAATATAGCAGGCTCGCACCAAGGCTCTTTAAGAAGAAGTAAAGAAGTgaagcttttttatttttgtttcatttatGTAACCACTTGAGACTTGACAGAGTTCATCACTCGGGAAATTGTTGAAGGTAGCTAGATACACACCACAACAAGCACACCGTAGGCGCAACTTCAGAGATGCAATGTAAATATAATTGTTTGCAATTCACACCAAGACACAAATAATAATCAATTAAAATTATATCCCTAGAAGAAGTCGTAGAGGGAGGAAGGAGACCGGAAGGGTCTAATCTAAATTAAAAGCACCACTATTCCTCTAAAACTTACATTTGCATGAGAACTCCTGAAATAACTAGTGCACATTAATGTGGCAGTTGGGAAGTCCACAAGCtgtatttttcccttaaaagtTTCAAGGCCATGAGGGTATTCTTGTATGGTTCATTGTTCAGTGTGTTAATCTCAGCAGTGCCTTCCTCAAAAGCTATCTTTGTAAGAAGGCAGGCCGTCTCCGGATTATTCAGGAACTCATGATATAAGATTGACAAGTGCAAAGCCGCACCCAAACGGGTGGGATTTGTAGGAGGCAACTCAGCTTCTGCAACAGTGAGGGCCTTGTAATATGCTTTCTTCGACTGTTTAATAGCCTCCTCTTTCTCATCACCGGCCTTGATTTCTGCGAGATACCTATAAAAGTCTCCTTTCATCTTATGATAATGCACAGTTGATTCACCATCTGAAGTCGAAGGGATGAGATGACTATCAAGCACTGAGATGATATCTCTACAAATAATTGATATCTCTGATTCAACTCTCTGTCTATATTTCTTTAGATGCTTCATGTGAATATTATTTCCTTTCGCCACCTCCGTCTGCTCTGTTGATGATAAGATCCTCCATGATGATCTCCGAGCATCAACAACATTCTTGTACCCAAAAGAGAGGTAGCTTCTCTCTTCAAGGGTCAATTCAACATCAAGATTTGCAACCATCTTCATTGCATCCACCATCTCATCGTATCGCTCTGCCTCCTGAGCCAGCTTAGCAGTGTAGACCAATTTTTCGCGTTCTGTAGCAAAACCCATCGTGGATCTCAAGTAGGAAGAACTCGGAGAGTTTAGGGTATTGTAATCGTAGAGCCACAGACTGTATTCCATTGACTAATTATAGGAAACGGATCCGGTCTAAGAATCTTTTTTAGCATGGAAATAGGATTCTGAATTAGAGATAATATTGGATTCATTCTGCATCCAAACATtctttattctcaaaaaaaaataaaaaaaataaaaaaaaaataaaggaggaTGAAATCCAATGTTGTTGTCTCTAATTCAAATTCGTATTTCCATACTAAAAGTGAAACAATTCAAGTCATCGAACGAAATTCCCACTCACAACAATGTTTGGATGAGATAGGATTTCTCAAAAAAACCTCACTTCTTCTGCTACCGAGTCCATGTGCGAGTGGGATTTCGTGTTGAGGGTCAAAGTATGAAGAAAAGTCAGCATTCCTACTTCATCAAGTTTATACATAGAGCAGGATGGCGACACGTGTTCTAATCCTAATGGTTCTGTTAATCAGTTAGGATTACATATTAAAACTACACTGAGccttattcttttttctttaagcTTGATTTCTGATTCGTTTTCTTTAACCAAACTCATAGAGAACTAATGCCATTCATGGCGTCTTTATTATTTCCTTGTATTATTATTCTGTGAATAGATTTGAAGGTTTCTCAAGCTTTCTTATGATTCTGTAGCAGAAGAAGAGAGGCTTTTAGAAGTACGTCGACTTATCCGAATTTGTTGTGAATGCTTTTTTAACTCTTGAGGAGGACTTCTCTGACCCTATACTTTGTTTTGGTTTCTTAGAGACATTTAATTATGTATAGAGAGGCAGGACGAGACCTTGACTATGCTGTTGGAATGTTATCTGGTCTATTTATGTATATACATCCAAGTTCAAACATGGAAACAATCTTTTGAGATAACAATGAAAGTGAGATTAGTAACGAAAGGTTCTCAAGTATATAATCATGTTGCTCCCCTCAATTATGTCACAGTTCCTTTAGTAAGCTAGGCTTGGAAAAATATCAAAAGATGATCTATCATAGACCCAGTATCAATAGGAGAACACACTCCCTAGGCTTTATGGCCGCGGTTggatttcttcatctccaagctATCTAAATAGGTGCAAGCCATATCTATTATATCAGCAGGCCATGTACTGATACTCAAAGTACCTGGGTGGAACCTCGTATTAGGGTACAACCGCTTGGCGAAGATGAAGGTGCTAGACTTCCCAACAGGGAATGACTCGTCGCAAATCCCATCTCCTCTCTTGTTTTCATATCCCGGATAATCCAGTTTGTAAAACTCTTCTTCTTTAACCAAGAATAACTCATCCTCCTCTGCTAACTCCATTATTTCCCACTCACTAAAAGGATATGATGTCTTGTGTGTGACATGAATTTCTCCATTTTTAGTCAGCATCTCCCGTGAGTTCATGAAGTATCCCCTCACCAAACTCTGATGCAACCTGAAAATTGTCGAATGACTTTAGGCATTAATTAAGGTTTGATGAAGAGTTTCATAAAAAAGTACGACATAAAAGCTTATATTTCTTGTGCAGATATCAAATCCAAAATAAGTTATTGAAAAATTTAATACTATATATATGTACAGAAAATGGTTCACACCAACTCTAAAAGACTTGATTCAGACACATAAACACTATAGCAACATCATCTTATGCTAATGTTTTTTGCCCCAGCTATGGTACTCAAATAAAGAAAGTCGTATTGAAAGAATAAAAAGGAAACAACAAATGTAAACACTAAAAATACACACTAACAGCGCACTTATGGACACATGGATATCATATGGATGTATGTAAAGTGTCGATTGACTGAAAGTTTTTTAACTGTCTATGACTTTTTCTCAAAAATATCGAGGATCTAATATCAACATGTATGCATTACGTACTCTATACGATTGAACTTACAAAATTTGGGACTTATTCTTTTCTGATGAACGACGGCGGCCTTTCAAGTAACCAGCATGAGGAAAGTTATAAATTATTCGATCAAACTGTTTATTAATAAGTTCAGGGTGATGGAGCATGGTGTTGACATCTACCCCGTGCAAAATTTGGCATCCTCTGCTCTCTAACTCCCTCAAATTGCTCATAGCTTTTGAATATTTGATCAACTCCCCTACCAATTAGCACAAATACAATTTTCAATCAGCTGGAAAACTCTTATTTGAAGAGTTTGGGGAATAAATTAACTGTTTGGACGTCCATTTATATTTTTCTCATGCATTTGGTTCAGTACCAAACATTTCAAAAAGAAATGTATGCACAAGATAATAAAGAAACTACAATAGAGCTAACACAAAGTCAGTTTGTTGAGCTAATACCTTTGGAGTCGAGAGAAGTTGCAATCATGTTCCTACCAGAGCCAAATTGTCTAGCTAAGCAAAGAGCAAACGAGAAGTCTCCTTCTCCGACTAGCACTATGGTTTGGTTGCTGCTGTAGTGCTTAATCCATTTCTCAAAGCCATGCAATTGCTCTTGATCGATCTTTTTAGCTTGagatttcttgttcttcttaGTCGTCATTTTTCGGGACTAAAATCTGATTCTTTTCTCTTCATCTATGTACTtaataagagcaactccaacagcttccctataatttttgtataataggaaagcaaaagtcaaaattttaacatctttttcttctccaactccaatagattctctattttacagcaatctctaaaatctccatatttttccttaaatttttagagattgttgtaaatatagggaatttggttttctctttcctcactttccctaaaatagggatagctatagggaatctgttggagcaaaaaaagCTCATTTTTCCccaaagtagagaaaaatcaaaatatgggaaacctgttggagttgctctaaggccATGGAAACGTTAGCCTACCTTCTTTGATatatcaaacaaaaaaaacaaaaaaaagtgaaaacttTTAGCCTCCCCATTTGATTGtaattagagcaactccaacagagtCCCTATATTTTGacttttctctactttagggaaaaataagcctcttttgctccaacagattccctataactatccctattttagggaaagtgaggaaagagaaaatcaaattccctatatttacagcaaactctaaaaatttaaggaagaatatggagattttagagattgctgtaaaataaggaatctgttggagttggaaaagaaaaagaggctaaagctttgagttttgtttccctataatacagaaattataaggaacctgttggagttgctctttttttttttagaattaatAAAACTTTATTAACTAAAAACAGAATTACATAATTCGGGAATGACCCGGTGTAGCCTCAGTATCACCCAACACACTAGGGATACAAACACTACTCATTTCCCTCTCTTCTACCTCGGTTAAAGGCCTCTCACTCTCGGTGATGGACATGAGCCAAGAAGGCCCATCCTCTAACCATAATACTCGCCCTTCCTCTCGGGCTACAAAGCTTGCAATTGCATGGGCTGCCTTATTATTGTCCCGCGACGTATGCTTAACCACAGAGATCTGGAGGTCTCTTAACAGAGTCTGGATCTCTTCCACGATAATACCTTCGGCCGCAAAACATTTTTCCTGTTTGTTAATAAGCTGTACAGCTCCCAGACAATCAGTCTCCACTTCCACATCACGTAAACCTCTTTCCTTCACCATCTCCAATCCTCCTTTAATAGCTAGCAACTCCGACACCAAAGCTGAAACTGGATACACAATCCTTTGCCCAGCAGCCACCACGATAGTCCCCAATTCGCACCTCACAACAAAACCAACACCATATCGATTTGCACTATCAGAGGCTGCACCATCACAGTTCAGTTTCAAACAACCTCTCCTTGGAGGCTGCCACCCATACTCTCCGGCCCCACCTCCCCTTCTTTCCCTAGCATTCACACTCCCCCTACCATGCACCGGCAACCCCCTCCCATGCAAGTTCAATCCCACCCCATGCATATTCGGCCCCACTCCATTCACACTCAACCCCCTCCCATGCAAGGTCAAACCTCCTCCATGCACATTCAACCTACCCCCTTCACTGCCATGCACGTTCAACTCATGCATATCTTGCCCTTGCACAAGTAAACTACCTTGCACGTCTACCCTTTCATCCACAACTCCTCTCTCATTCACCTCCCGTCTTTCCATAGTAGCACGCCATTCATTCAGCTGCCTAACTCCATTTTCAAAAATCACCTCAGCAGGTAACGCAGTTCCTTTATGATATAATGAATGGCATGACCCAATTCCACCACAAGAGAAAGACAAGCAAATGAATCTCCTCTTtcgttggagttgctcttaaaaCCACACATATCGATTAAGAAGCTAATAAATTATAGAAGTGTCTCATATTCATGATGAATtggaaaagaaataaatgttcATGATTCCCAAAGCACTTACTGTTTGATCTTTACTTTGAGTATTCAGTAATTTGTGTTAGTAACTGAAAGGTCTCCGTCTTTTCTCTTTCCACGTATCAACTTCACTGGGTATTACAACCAAGTTTTCCACGTGTCCTGAAGAAATTACGAAACTATCAAATTCATCTTACGAAAGTGTCACTTCGATCTTGGTTATTGACTTATTGTCAGGGTATATATGAGTGATCTTTTGTCCCCAatattgttcatttttttttgtactGGAGGATGAATCATAAtcattttggtgttttgttATGGAGCGCCTTAAGCCCAATTTTAACCGTACGTGACTAAAATGGCATGCACGATGCACCCTCAACTTGTTGCTATAACTAAGTTGATGGAGTACGTTGTTAGACATCCCATTGCATAATTACTTTACACAGCGTCTCTGCTTGAATTACTTCTTTTGTTTCCGCTGTGTTCTGATACAGTTTAAAAGGTAATTCAAATTCGACAAAACATTGAGGTTGTGGGTGGTACTCCACACATTATCCATCTGAGCACCTGCACCTATTCATGTGTACGTGTTGCGATAATATTGAAGCGATACCGCAGTAAGATAATCGGGGAGTAGAGATGAACTTCAACACTCTACTACAGTTTATGAATGAAATGACTCAATGAGTGGCATATAAATCTTGATGCAGTTGTGTGGGATGCAGAAGCTCTGTGCATATTTACTGGTGAGAACAGTGATGCTTGCATTCCCTCTGGAACTCCACCCTCACTGACTGTTGATGATGGCTTGTTGTACCCTCAACAAGAACTAGATGAAGTATTGTAAATGTCT harbors:
- the LOC133731109 gene encoding 14-3-3-like protein B, with amino-acid sequence MGFATEREKLVYTAKLAQEAERYDEMVDAMKMVANLDVELTLEERSYLSFGYKNVVDARRSSWRILSSTEQTEVAKGNNIHMKHLKKYRQRVESEISIICRDIISVLDSHLIPSTSDGESTVHYHKMKGDFYRYLAEIKAGDEKEEAIKQSKKAYYKALTVAEAELPPTNPTRLGAALHLSILYHEFLNNPETACLLTKIAFEEGTAEINTLNNEPYKNTLMALKLLREKYSLWTSQLPH
- the LOC133731110 gene encoding uncharacterized protein At4g26485-like, which produces MTTKKNKKSQAKKIDQEQLHGFEKWIKHYSSNQTIVLVGEGDFSFALCLARQFGSGRNMIATSLDSKGELIKYSKAMSNLRELESRGCQILHGVDVNTMLHHPELINKQFDRIIYNFPHAGYLKGRRRSSEKNKSQILLHQSLVRGYFMNSREMLTKNGEIHVTHKTSYPFSEWEIMELAEEDELFLVKEEEFYKLDYPGYENKRGDGICDESFPVGKSSTFIFAKRLYPNTRFHPGTLSISTWPADIIDMACTYLDSLEMKKSNRGHKA